A single region of the Nocardioides sp. W7 genome encodes:
- a CDS encoding SDR family oxidoreductase: MPESSSRVAIVVGGASGIGAACAVALAADGCDVEVADLPEVDVTSETSVASFFDAVVAEHGRVDVVVNSAGVSTLMAVADHDVAEFRRVVDVNLTGGLIVMKHAARVLTSGGSITSLTSLNARQPGAGMAAYCSAKAGLAMLTEVAALELGPRGIRVNAVSPGLVVTPLTEPAMGIPGIEEDYLANTPLGRSGSPEEIADAVVWISRAGWLTGEVLDLNGGAHLQRYPDLLAHVARAFG; the protein is encoded by the coding sequence GTGCCTGAATCCAGTTCCCGCGTCGCCATCGTCGTCGGCGGTGCCTCCGGCATCGGGGCGGCCTGCGCCGTCGCGCTCGCCGCCGACGGCTGCGACGTCGAGGTCGCCGACCTGCCCGAGGTCGACGTCACCTCCGAGACCTCGGTCGCGTCGTTCTTCGACGCCGTCGTCGCGGAGCACGGTCGCGTCGACGTGGTGGTCAACAGCGCCGGGGTGAGCACCCTGATGGCCGTGGCCGACCACGACGTGGCGGAGTTCCGGCGGGTGGTCGACGTGAACCTCACCGGCGGCCTGATCGTGATGAAGCACGCTGCCCGGGTGCTGACGTCCGGAGGCTCGATCACGTCGCTGACCTCGCTAAACGCCCGGCAGCCGGGGGCGGGGATGGCGGCGTACTGCTCCGCCAAGGCCGGGCTGGCCATGCTCACCGAGGTCGCCGCGCTCGAGCTCGGCCCCCGCGGCATCCGGGTCAACGCGGTCTCCCCCGGCCTGGTCGTCACCCCGCTCACCGAGCCCGCGATGGGGATCCCGGGCATCGAGGAGGACTACCTCGCCAACACGCCCCTCGGCCGCTCCGGGTCACCCGAGGAGATCGCCGACGCGGTCGTCTGGATCTCGCGCGCCGGCTGGCTGACCGGTGAGGTGCTGGACCTCAACGGCGGCGCACACCTCCAGCGCTACCCCGACCTCCTGGCGCACGTAGCGCGCGCGTTCGGCTGA
- a CDS encoding helix-turn-helix transcriptional regulator — translation MEHPNRTPTAMVGRDTELTEIATSLGVGASGADRGGVVLLSGDAGVGKTRLLTELRDRAFTEGWQVVAGHCLDFGDSALPYLPFSEVLGRLAVDLPDLVERVVATHPALERLQPGRRVLSADAGRDEASRGDAAALDRGDLFAAVHLLLERVAERAPLLLVIEDAHWADRSTRDLLSFLFSRPFAGPVGLVASYRSDDLHRRHPLRSQVAEWSRLRGVDRIALGPLPDEAVRVLVARLVPEGLDAKELASVVEGIVDRADGNAFFVEELASAASGGDSWVPADLADVLLVRLDRLDDTARQVVRTASVSGRKVAHDMLASASGLDQAALDEGLRRSVEMNVLVADRGSYAFRHALLAEAVYDDLLPGERVRLHGRYAAALSERRARGTAAELARHARLAMDLEVALDASIQAGREATEVGGPDEAAYHYQQALELIEHPRLAQVCDIDVSKLVVSAAEALNASGDPERAAALIEEQLGRLPEAATDAERSRMLIAQANAVYLTETAIDPTVLSAEALALAPRGESPLRARALAAHARILASRGRYDEAHTVAMDALALAEQLDLNELASDAITTLSGLKKAGPKEGLRAALVDAVERAERTGAVMSELRGRFLLGRSFEDWGEFEAAEEWFRSAIATATTAGVPWAPYGFESRWQLAWVMHVQGRWDDVLALTEITDPNPPPIPRAILDCVRLLVEQARGGDVSREAQELRRLWEREGGIAIHAAELQIVAAGRGDDAAAVLAAYDDAVGVLSQIWHEWFSARIRLAAVTMAALAPLVPRMNAAERDRVVVDADRLHADGHQVLLRYSDPSGHWGPEGRAWVERLDAERLRLRWLAGVDAPSQEALVEGWREAAAVFAEFGHVHELARVRAGLAGILRASGDPAGAREIADQARTTARALGAKPLLEELRTLGSHAVRSSESAPSALTARETEILALVAEGRSNGEIAKQLFISAKTVSVHVSNILAKLGAAGRTEAAAVARRRGLLP, via the coding sequence GTGGAGCACCCCAACCGGACGCCGACCGCGATGGTCGGCCGAGACACCGAGCTGACGGAGATCGCGACGTCGCTCGGTGTCGGTGCGTCCGGAGCCGACCGCGGCGGGGTGGTGCTGCTGTCCGGGGACGCCGGCGTCGGGAAGACCCGGCTGCTGACCGAGCTGCGGGACCGGGCCTTCACCGAGGGCTGGCAGGTGGTCGCGGGGCACTGCCTGGACTTCGGCGACAGCGCGCTGCCGTACCTGCCCTTCTCCGAGGTGCTCGGGCGCCTCGCCGTCGACCTCCCCGACCTCGTCGAGCGCGTCGTCGCCACGCACCCCGCCCTGGAGCGGCTCCAACCCGGTCGGCGGGTCCTCAGCGCCGACGCGGGCCGCGACGAGGCCAGTCGTGGCGACGCGGCCGCGCTCGACCGCGGTGACCTGTTCGCCGCCGTCCACCTGCTCCTCGAGCGGGTCGCCGAGCGCGCGCCGCTGCTGCTCGTCATCGAGGACGCGCACTGGGCCGACCGCTCGACCCGCGACCTGCTCAGCTTCCTGTTCTCCCGGCCGTTCGCCGGACCGGTGGGCCTGGTGGCGTCGTACCGCTCCGACGACCTGCACCGCCGGCACCCGCTGCGCAGCCAGGTCGCCGAGTGGTCGCGGCTGCGCGGCGTCGACCGGATCGCACTGGGCCCGCTGCCCGACGAGGCGGTGCGGGTGCTGGTCGCGCGGCTGGTGCCCGAGGGCCTCGACGCGAAGGAGCTCGCGAGCGTGGTCGAGGGCATCGTGGACCGCGCCGACGGCAACGCCTTCTTCGTCGAGGAACTCGCCAGTGCGGCCTCCGGGGGCGACAGCTGGGTGCCCGCCGACCTCGCCGACGTACTGCTGGTGCGCCTGGACCGGCTCGACGACACCGCCCGCCAGGTCGTCCGCACGGCCAGCGTCAGCGGCCGCAAGGTCGCCCACGACATGCTCGCCTCGGCCTCGGGCCTGGACCAGGCGGCGCTCGACGAGGGGCTGCGCCGCTCGGTCGAGATGAACGTCCTGGTCGCCGACCGCGGCAGCTACGCCTTCCGCCACGCGCTGCTCGCCGAGGCGGTGTACGACGACCTGCTGCCGGGCGAGCGGGTGCGGCTGCACGGCCGGTACGCCGCGGCACTGAGCGAGCGTCGGGCCCGTGGCACGGCCGCCGAGCTGGCCCGGCACGCCCGGTTGGCGATGGACCTCGAGGTCGCCCTCGACGCCAGCATCCAGGCCGGTCGCGAGGCCACCGAGGTGGGCGGTCCCGACGAGGCGGCGTACCACTACCAGCAGGCGCTGGAGCTGATCGAGCACCCGCGCCTCGCGCAGGTCTGCGACATCGACGTCTCGAAGCTGGTCGTCTCCGCCGCCGAGGCCCTGAACGCGAGCGGCGACCCCGAGCGGGCGGCGGCGCTGATCGAGGAGCAGCTGGGCCGGCTGCCCGAGGCGGCCACCGACGCCGAGCGCTCCCGGATGCTGATCGCCCAGGCCAACGCCGTCTACCTCACCGAGACCGCGATCGACCCCACGGTGCTCTCCGCGGAGGCGCTCGCGCTGGCGCCCCGGGGCGAGAGCCCGCTGCGGGCCCGCGCCCTCGCCGCCCACGCCCGGATCCTGGCCTCACGCGGCCGGTACGACGAGGCGCACACGGTGGCGATGGACGCGCTCGCCCTGGCCGAGCAGCTCGACCTCAACGAGCTCGCCTCCGACGCGATCACCACCCTCAGCGGGCTGAAGAAGGCGGGCCCGAAGGAGGGGCTGCGCGCCGCGCTGGTCGACGCCGTCGAGCGGGCCGAGCGCACCGGGGCGGTGATGAGCGAGCTCCGCGGCCGGTTCCTGCTGGGTCGCTCCTTCGAGGACTGGGGGGAGTTCGAGGCGGCCGAGGAGTGGTTTCGCAGCGCCATCGCGACGGCGACGACGGCCGGCGTGCCGTGGGCGCCGTACGGCTTCGAGTCGCGCTGGCAGCTCGCCTGGGTGATGCACGTGCAGGGGCGCTGGGACGACGTGCTGGCGCTGACCGAGATCACCGACCCGAATCCGCCGCCGATCCCGCGGGCGATCCTCGACTGTGTCCGGCTGCTGGTCGAGCAGGCCCGGGGCGGGGACGTGTCCCGTGAGGCGCAGGAGCTGCGCCGGCTCTGGGAGCGGGAGGGCGGCATCGCCATCCACGCCGCCGAGCTGCAGATCGTGGCGGCCGGCCGGGGTGACGACGCGGCGGCGGTGCTGGCGGCGTACGACGACGCCGTCGGGGTGCTCAGCCAGATCTGGCACGAGTGGTTCAGCGCCCGGATCCGGCTGGCCGCGGTGACCATGGCCGCGCTGGCCCCGCTGGTGCCGCGGATGAACGCCGCCGAACGGGACCGGGTCGTCGTCGACGCCGACCGGCTGCACGCCGACGGCCATCAGGTGCTGCTGCGCTACTCCGACCCGTCCGGCCACTGGGGCCCCGAGGGTCGCGCCTGGGTCGAGCGACTGGATGCGGAGCGGCTGCGGCTGCGCTGGCTCGCCGGCGTCGACGCGCCGTCGCAGGAGGCGCTGGTCGAGGGGTGGCGCGAAGCGGCCGCGGTCTTCGCGGAGTTCGGCCACGTGCACGAGCTGGCCCGGGTGCGCGCCGGGCTGGCGGGGATCCTGCGTGCGAGCGGCGACCCCGCCGGCGCGCGGGAGATCGCCGATCAGGCGCGTACGACGGCCCGCGCCCTGGGCGCGAAGCCGCTCCTGGAGGAGCTGCGCACCCTGGGGTCCCACGCGGTCCGCTCCTCGGAATCGGCGCCGTCCGCACTGACCGCGCGGGAGACCGAGATCCTGGCGCTGGTCGCCGAGGGGCGCTCGAACGGAGAGATCGCCAAGCAGCTGTTCATCAGCGCCAAGACGGTCTCGGTGCACGTCTCGAACATCCTCGCCAAGCTCGGCGCCGCCGGCCGCACCGAGGCCGCCGCGGTCGCGCGACGGCGCGGCCTGCTCCCGTGA
- the hutI gene encoding imidazolonepropionase, whose protein sequence is MTSTLFTGIAELVTNDPERDDLLGIHSHAALVVEGTKVAWVGPVADAPAADAAYDLGGRAVLPGFVDSHSHLVFAGDRAPEFSARMAGEPYAAGGIRTTVAATRAATDEQLSAHVARLVAEMHRQGTTTVEIKSGYGLSVRDEARSLAVARQFTDETTFLGAHVVPDGTTPEEYVALVTGPMLEAARPFARWIDVFCERGAFDEDQARTVLAAGAAAGLRGRLHANQLGPGPGVRLAAELGLAAVDHCTYLDDADVDALRDSGTVATLLPGVEFSTRQPYPDARRLLDAGVRVALASDCNPGSSYTSSMPFCVALAVRELGMTPAEAVHAATAGGAAALDRDDVGRLTVGSRADFFAVDAPSHVHLAYRPGVPLVSGTWIGGRAV, encoded by the coding sequence GTGACGTCCACCCTGTTCACCGGCATCGCCGAGCTGGTCACCAACGATCCCGAGCGCGACGACCTGCTCGGGATCCACTCCCACGCCGCGCTCGTCGTCGAGGGCACGAAGGTCGCCTGGGTCGGCCCGGTCGCCGACGCACCGGCCGCGGACGCGGCGTACGACCTGGGCGGGCGCGCGGTCCTGCCCGGCTTCGTCGACAGCCACAGCCACCTGGTCTTCGCCGGCGACCGCGCGCCGGAGTTCTCGGCCCGGATGGCCGGCGAGCCGTACGCCGCGGGCGGGATCCGTACGACGGTGGCCGCGACCCGGGCCGCCACCGACGAGCAGCTCAGCGCGCACGTCGCGCGGCTGGTCGCCGAGATGCACCGGCAGGGCACGACGACCGTGGAGATCAAGAGCGGCTACGGCCTGAGCGTCCGCGACGAGGCGCGCAGCCTCGCGGTCGCGCGGCAGTTCACCGACGAGACCACCTTCCTGGGCGCGCACGTGGTCCCCGACGGCACGACCCCGGAGGAGTACGTCGCCCTGGTCACCGGCCCGATGCTCGAGGCGGCCCGCCCCTTCGCCCGCTGGATCGACGTGTTCTGCGAGCGCGGCGCCTTCGACGAGGACCAGGCGCGGACCGTCCTGGCCGCGGGCGCGGCCGCCGGGCTGCGCGGCCGGCTGCACGCCAACCAGCTCGGCCCGGGACCCGGCGTACGCCTGGCGGCGGAGCTCGGCCTGGCCGCCGTCGACCACTGCACCTACCTCGACGACGCCGACGTCGACGCGCTGCGCGACAGCGGCACGGTCGCGACCCTGCTGCCGGGTGTGGAGTTCTCGACCCGGCAGCCCTACCCCGACGCCCGTCGGCTCCTCGACGCCGGCGTCCGGGTCGCGCTGGCCAGCGACTGCAACCCGGGGTCGTCGTACACCTCCTCGATGCCGTTCTGCGTCGCGCTGGCCGTCCGGGAGCTGGGGATGACGCCCGCCGAGGCGGTGCACGCGGCGACCGCCGGTGGGGCCGCCGCCCTCGACCGTGACGACGTCGGCCGCCTGACCGTCGGGAGCAGGGCCGACTTCTTCGCCGTCGACGCCCCGAGCCACGTGCATCTCGCCTACCGGCCCGGGGTCCCGCTCGTCTCCGGCACCTGGATCGGCGGGCGGGCCGTCTGA
- a CDS encoding nitroreductase family protein, with protein MEFTDVVRRRRMVRRYTDEPVDPAVVDRALANATRAPSAGFSQGWAFLVLDTPDDVRRFWAATSDPAREPDSWLRGMMTAPVVILPCSSKAAYLDRYAQPDKGWTDRDEARWPMPFWHLDTAMASLLILQTAVDAGLGGCFFGVPPHADRAVRDAFGIPDDHDPVGVITLGHPADGGAQGSPARRRRRPLDEVVHRGSWSGTTGH; from the coding sequence ATGGAGTTCACCGACGTCGTCCGCCGCCGCCGGATGGTGCGCCGCTACACCGACGAGCCGGTCGACCCGGCGGTCGTCGACCGCGCCCTGGCCAACGCGACCCGCGCTCCGAGCGCCGGCTTCAGCCAGGGCTGGGCGTTCCTGGTGCTGGACACGCCCGACGACGTACGACGCTTCTGGGCCGCCACCAGCGACCCGGCCCGGGAGCCGGACTCGTGGCTGCGCGGCATGATGACCGCCCCGGTCGTGATCCTCCCGTGCAGCAGCAAGGCGGCGTACCTCGACCGCTACGCCCAGCCCGACAAGGGCTGGACCGACCGCGACGAGGCCCGCTGGCCGATGCCGTTCTGGCACCTGGACACCGCGATGGCCAGCCTGCTGATCCTGCAGACGGCCGTCGACGCGGGTCTGGGCGGCTGCTTCTTCGGGGTGCCGCCGCACGCGGACCGCGCGGTGCGCGACGCCTTCGGCATCCCCGACGACCACGACCCGGTCGGCGTCATCACGCTGGGCCATCCCGCCGACGGCGGCGCGCAGGGCTCGCCGGCCCGGCGTCGCCGCCGGCCGCTCGACGAGGTCGTCCACCGCGGCAGCTGGAGCGGTACGACGGGTCACTGA
- a CDS encoding M20/M25/M40 family metallo-hydrolase gives MTATDDTDDTASDRAVAKLQALVRIPTVSHRDPQQVDLQAFDDFLVELERQFPLLHERLELTRIHTHALLFHWPGASAERPVVLMAHLDVVPVEGTWQHPPFSGAVVDGQIWGRGTLDDKGCLVAICEAVETLLEAGVTPAQDVWLSFGCDEEVFGVAAPLAVEELRSRGVRPWFVLDEGGAIASEAFPGVGAPVGVVGVTEKGVTSIELTSTGRGGHASTPAKWGPTARIARAITRLERSPMPASIPEPTVELFRRMAPHAALPLRALMANADRIKPLLTRALLAAGPEPAAMTRTTFAVTTLSGSPALNVIAATATAGVNIRIMVGDTVAGVLEHVRRTVGDDQVAIGVVEQNEPSPVSPMDDAFELIERSITDVFPDAVAAPYVMMAATDARHFTAICERVYRFAPFRMTKAQREAIHSYDEHLGIDAFLEGVRWYRHLIERLPA, from the coding sequence ATGACAGCCACGGACGACACGGACGACACGGCGAGCGACCGCGCGGTCGCGAAGCTGCAGGCACTGGTCCGGATCCCGACGGTCAGCCACCGCGACCCGCAGCAGGTGGACCTCCAGGCGTTCGACGACTTCCTGGTCGAGCTGGAGCGCCAGTTCCCGCTGCTGCACGAGCGGCTGGAGCTCACCCGGATCCACACCCACGCGCTGCTGTTCCACTGGCCGGGCGCCAGCGCCGAGCGGCCGGTGGTGCTGATGGCGCACCTCGACGTCGTACCGGTCGAGGGCACCTGGCAGCACCCGCCGTTCTCGGGCGCGGTCGTCGACGGGCAGATCTGGGGTCGCGGCACCCTCGACGACAAGGGCTGCCTGGTCGCGATCTGCGAGGCGGTGGAGACGCTGCTCGAGGCGGGCGTGACGCCGGCCCAGGACGTCTGGCTGAGCTTCGGCTGCGACGAGGAGGTCTTCGGCGTGGCCGCGCCGCTGGCCGTCGAGGAGCTGCGCAGCCGCGGCGTACGGCCCTGGTTCGTGCTCGACGAGGGCGGCGCGATCGCGAGCGAGGCGTTCCCGGGCGTCGGCGCGCCCGTCGGCGTGGTCGGCGTGACCGAGAAGGGCGTCACCTCCATCGAGCTGACCTCCACCGGCCGCGGCGGGCACGCGAGCACCCCCGCGAAGTGGGGGCCGACCGCCCGGATCGCCCGCGCCATCACCCGGCTGGAGCGCTCGCCGATGCCGGCGAGCATCCCCGAGCCGACCGTCGAGCTGTTCCGCCGGATGGCCCCGCACGCCGCGCTCCCGCTGCGCGCCCTGATGGCCAACGCGGATCGGATCAAGCCGCTGCTGACCCGGGCCCTGCTCGCGGCCGGTCCGGAGCCGGCGGCCATGACGCGTACGACGTTCGCGGTGACGACCCTCTCCGGCAGCCCGGCCCTCAACGTGATCGCGGCGACTGCGACCGCGGGCGTGAACATCCGGATTATGGTCGGCGACACCGTCGCCGGCGTCCTGGAGCACGTCCGGAGGACGGTCGGCGACGACCAGGTCGCCATCGGGGTCGTCGAGCAGAACGAGCCCAGCCCGGTCTCCCCGATGGACGACGCGTTCGAGCTGATCGAGCGCTCGATCACCGACGTGTTCCCCGACGCGGTGGCCGCGCCGTACGTCATGATGGCCGCCACCGACGCCCGGCACTTCACGGCGATCTGCGAGCGCGTCTACCGGTTCGCCCCCTTCCGGATGACCAAGGCGCAGCGCGAGGCCATCCACTCCTACGACGAGCACCTCGGGATCGACGCCTTCCTCGAAGGCGTGCGCTGGTACCGCCACCTGATCGAGAGGCTCCCGGCATGA
- a CDS encoding MFS transporter → MTQTPLKPVHGLFAIVGFLVCVEVASGVLQGFYTPIYPDIAEHLDIPEGDVNWFEAAQLIVSALCVPLLARLGDLVGHKKVLLLSTAVTALGSWVLAFAPNFTTFLIGWALQGAYVVWLPLEVSIIYRRTARTGQQTRLTRRSAAILVGALELAVIVGALTSGALVESTSMTVLLMLPAIVVTICLGVIWWGIEDAPGESTGGIDLGGLALITTVLGLVMAGLVVIRLEGVGSVVAWLLIGVGVAVLVPFVRYENSLEQPLIDVRLLASPAQWPVQLTAFLFGMSVLGAQIPLSTFAQTDPDVAGYGLGASSGFVSTLIGVYVVFLAIGAFTLPLSSRLLGPRAALVASSALVAVGYGMWLAMHDTTAQALTNMAVIGLGSGALVAALPATAAAAAPPERTGFATGMTNATKTVGGAIASAVFAIALTATGSLDGPDEGQAPLSGYLTVWAVCAVASLAAAAVLLMMPKATVEEETELPVVV, encoded by the coding sequence ATGACCCAGACCCCCCTCAAGCCCGTGCACGGCCTGTTCGCCATCGTCGGCTTCCTGGTCTGCGTCGAGGTCGCCAGCGGCGTGCTGCAGGGCTTCTACACGCCGATCTACCCCGACATCGCCGAGCACCTCGACATCCCCGAGGGCGACGTCAACTGGTTCGAGGCCGCGCAGCTGATCGTCTCGGCGCTCTGCGTGCCGCTGCTCGCCCGCCTCGGCGACCTGGTCGGCCACAAGAAGGTGCTGCTGCTCTCGACCGCCGTCACCGCGCTGGGGTCCTGGGTGCTCGCCTTCGCGCCGAACTTCACGACGTTCCTGATCGGCTGGGCGCTCCAGGGCGCGTACGTCGTCTGGCTTCCGCTCGAGGTCTCGATCATCTACCGGCGTACGGCCCGCACCGGGCAGCAGACCCGGCTCACCCGCCGCTCCGCCGCGATCCTGGTCGGCGCGCTCGAGCTGGCGGTGATCGTCGGCGCGCTCACCTCGGGTGCGCTAGTCGAGTCGACCTCGATGACGGTGCTGCTGATGCTGCCCGCGATCGTGGTGACGATCTGCCTGGGGGTGATCTGGTGGGGCATCGAGGACGCGCCCGGTGAGTCCACCGGCGGCATCGACCTCGGCGGCCTGGCGCTGATCACCACGGTCCTCGGCCTGGTGATGGCCGGCCTGGTCGTCATCCGGCTGGAGGGTGTCGGCAGCGTCGTCGCCTGGCTGCTGATCGGTGTCGGCGTCGCCGTCCTGGTCCCGTTCGTCCGCTACGAGAACAGCCTCGAGCAGCCGCTGATCGACGTACGGCTGCTCGCCTCGCCGGCACAGTGGCCGGTCCAGCTGACGGCCTTCCTGTTCGGCATGTCGGTGCTCGGCGCGCAGATCCCGCTGTCGACGTTCGCGCAGACCGACCCCGACGTCGCCGGCTACGGCCTCGGCGCGAGCTCGGGCTTCGTGTCCACCCTGATCGGCGTGTACGTCGTCTTCCTCGCCATCGGTGCGTTCACGCTGCCCCTCTCCAGCCGCCTGCTCGGGCCGCGGGCCGCCCTGGTCGCGTCGTCGGCGCTGGTCGCCGTCGGCTACGGCATGTGGCTGGCCATGCACGACACCACCGCGCAGGCGCTGACCAACATGGCCGTCATCGGCCTCGGCTCGGGCGCCCTGGTCGCCGCGCTCCCGGCGACCGCTGCCGCCGCCGCGCCGCCGGAGCGCACCGGCTTCGCCACCGGCATGACCAACGCGACCAAGACCGTCGGCGGCGCGATCGCCTCCGCCGTCTTCGCCATCGCCCTCACCGCCACCGGCTCCCTCGACGGCCCGGACGAGGGCCAGGCCCCACTCTCGGGCTACCTCACCGTCTGGGCGGTCTGCGCGGTCGCCTCGCTGGCCGCGGCGGCGGTGCTGCTGATGATGCCGAAGGCCACCGTCGAGGAGGAGACCGAGCTGCCGGTCGTCGTCTGA
- a CDS encoding DUF1992 domain-containing protein — protein sequence MSEEDPRPGTRPDPPPDSRAAAAARIAQQQTWVDQQIRVAMERGEFDDLPGAGKPLGDLGTGHDPDWWLKKLVERERLVVLPPSVQLRKEDAGLDDRLDTLPAEREVRAAVEDFNQRVVAARYRVPEGPPLVTMPRDVEETVAAWRLRRDARIAARRTARTAEPPRRRWWQRRR from the coding sequence ATGAGCGAGGAGGACCCGCGGCCCGGGACCCGGCCCGACCCGCCGCCCGACAGCAGGGCTGCGGCGGCCGCGCGGATCGCCCAGCAGCAGACCTGGGTCGACCAGCAGATCCGGGTCGCGATGGAGCGCGGCGAGTTCGACGACCTGCCGGGCGCGGGCAAGCCGCTCGGCGATCTCGGCACCGGGCACGACCCCGACTGGTGGCTGAAGAAGCTCGTCGAGCGCGAGCGCCTGGTGGTGCTGCCTCCGAGCGTGCAGCTGCGCAAGGAGGACGCCGGGCTCGACGACCGGCTCGACACCCTGCCCGCCGAGCGGGAGGTCCGCGCCGCGGTCGAGGACTTCAACCAGCGGGTGGTCGCGGCCCGCTACCGGGTGCCCGAGGGCCCGCCGCTGGTCACCATGCCGCGCGACGTCGAGGAGACGGTCGCCGCGTGGCGACTGCGTCGCGACGCACGGATCGCCGCCCGGCGTACCGCCCGGACGGCGGAGCCGCCCCGCCGACGCTGGTGGCAGCGGCGCCGCTGA
- a CDS encoding cyclic nucleotide-binding domain-containing protein: protein MTDSFFDAFTPDQVARITTAGTRLHLPAGWSPIRERTPADKAYIILAGEVSVRRGGQEIARLGPGEIMGETAIVADTLRTATLVALTPLELIHFTTEAVRRLREELPAFKRALDEVVLARRDIAHTDQ, encoded by the coding sequence ATGACCGACTCGTTCTTCGACGCATTCACCCCCGACCAGGTCGCGCGGATCACCACGGCCGGCACCCGCCTCCACCTGCCCGCGGGCTGGTCCCCGATCCGGGAGCGCACCCCGGCCGACAAGGCGTACATCATCCTCGCCGGCGAGGTCTCCGTACGCCGCGGTGGCCAGGAGATCGCCCGGCTCGGACCCGGCGAGATCATGGGCGAGACCGCGATCGTCGCCGACACGCTGCGCACCGCGACCCTGGTGGCGCTCACCCCGCTGGAGCTCATCCACTTCACCACCGAGGCCGTACGACGCCTCCGGGAGGAGCTCCCCGCCTTCAAGCGGGCGCTCGACGAGGTCGTCCTGGCCCGTCGAGACATTGCTCATACCGACCAGTAA
- a CDS encoding CoA ester lyase has translation MSGSRSAKDFFRPQAVGAPTPLTEVPARPSRAIHFFDPSNPKMAAKIPDMVGTVDVLLGNLEDAVKADNKLAAREGLVRIAGETDFGPTQLWTRINSLDSPWALDDLTTLVPAIGDKLDVIMVPKVQGAEDIHYVDRLLAQLEAKAGLDRPILVHAILETARGVANVEEICGASPRMQGLSLGPADLAADRRMKTTRVGGGHPGYLVREDPNPDQPDARRPTYQQDLWHYTIARMVDACAMHGIYPYYGPFGDIADVTACEDQFRNAFLLGCVGTWSLHPKQIAIANRVFSPSVEDIQHARRVVAAMGDGTGAVMLDGKMEDDASLKQCLVMVELAEQLAAIDPELKKQYDNLEIKSELES, from the coding sequence ATGAGCGGATCACGCAGCGCGAAGGACTTCTTCCGGCCCCAGGCCGTCGGCGCGCCGACGCCCCTGACCGAGGTCCCGGCCCGACCGAGCCGGGCCATCCACTTCTTCGACCCGAGCAACCCGAAGATGGCGGCGAAGATCCCCGACATGGTCGGCACCGTCGACGTGCTGCTCGGCAACCTCGAGGACGCGGTCAAGGCCGACAACAAGCTCGCCGCCCGCGAGGGCCTGGTGAGGATCGCCGGCGAGACGGACTTCGGGCCGACCCAGCTGTGGACCCGGATCAACAGCCTGGACAGCCCGTGGGCCCTCGACGACCTGACCACGCTGGTCCCGGCGATCGGCGACAAGCTCGACGTGATCATGGTGCCCAAGGTCCAGGGCGCCGAGGACATCCACTACGTCGACCGGCTGCTCGCCCAGCTCGAGGCCAAGGCCGGCCTGGACCGGCCGATCCTCGTGCACGCGATCCTCGAGACCGCCCGCGGCGTCGCCAACGTCGAGGAGATCTGCGGCGCGAGTCCGCGCATGCAGGGCCTCTCCCTGGGCCCGGCCGACCTGGCCGCCGACCGCCGGATGAAGACCACCCGCGTCGGCGGCGGTCACCCGGGCTACCTGGTCCGCGAGGACCCCAACCCCGACCAGCCCGACGCCCGGCGGCCGACGTACCAGCAGGACCTCTGGCACTACACGATCGCCCGGATGGTCGACGCCTGCGCGATGCACGGCATCTACCCCTACTACGGCCCGTTCGGCGACATCGCCGACGTGACGGCGTGCGAGGACCAGTTCCGCAACGCCTTCCTGCTCGGCTGCGTCGGCACCTGGAGCCTGCACCCGAAGCAGATCGCGATCGCCAACCGGGTCTTCTCGCCGAGCGTCGAGGACATCCAGCACGCGCGGCGCGTGGTCGCGGCCATGGGTGACGGCACCGGGGCGGTGATGCTCGACGGCAAGATGGAGGACGACGCCTCCCTGAAGCAGTGCCTGGTGATGGTCGAGCTGGCCGAGCAGCTGGCCGCCATCGACCCCGAGCTGAAGAAGCAGTACGACAACCTGGAAATCAAGAGCGAGCTGGAGAGCTGA